In Nicotiana tabacum cultivar K326 chromosome 17, ASM71507v2, whole genome shotgun sequence, one DNA window encodes the following:
- the LOC107811684 gene encoding uncharacterized protein LOC107811684, with amino-acid sequence MSYAAWFRAARKIHYSFSILSRVNSTASASVFHKKSICNEIIGNLLFVPIDFGFPSTKIGGGTPVSVSKHYFFQNIAKFCTLLGQERADDEDFNIKAAAGQTDGRPQAKHPTEDLVDFTWIHINKLPTVVIIGRPNVGKSALFYRLIRRREALVYNTPTDHVTWDIREGVAKLGDLRFKVLDSAGLEAEASSGSVLRRTAEMTGNVLSRSQFALFLVDARDGLQLMDLDVGKWLRKNAPGMKTIVVMNKAESLDDYDGSLAAVVGESYILGFGDPVAFSAETGLGMAELHETLRPLLEEYVLQNVNDDESQEDDSSEDMECKLPLQLAIVGRPNVGKSTLLNTILQEDRVLVGPEAGLTRDSIRAEFEYEGRTIYLVGTAGWLERTKQDKGPASLSIMQSRKHLMRAHIVALVLDAEEIAKARWSIKHVEVVLARRAVEEGRGLVVIVNKMDLLRGEENSKLYKRVIEVVPAEIQTVIPQVTGIPVVFVSALEGKGRIAVMRQVVETYEKWCLRSPTACLNRWLRKVMSRHSWKDQAAQPKIKYFTQVKARPPTFIAFMSGKTQLSETDLRFLTRSLKEDFDLGGIPVRILQRTVERNGRTKTSSKNEQSTNRAVERVVSDKRTILAVENSITS; translated from the exons ATGTCTTATGCTGCATGGTTCCGAGCTGCACGGAAAATCCACTATAGCTTTAGTATCCTCTCCAGAGTAAATTCTACTGCCTCAGCTTCAGTATTCCACAAAAAAAGCATCTGCAATGAGATTATTGGTAATCTTTTGTTTGTGCCTATTGATTTTG GATTTCCATCAACGAAGATTGGTGGTGGAACTCCAGTTTCAGTATCAAAACATTATTTCTTTCAGAACATTGCGAAATTCTGCACTCTGTTAGGTCAAGAGAGGGCAGATGATGAA GACTTCAATATTAAAGCTGCTGCTGGTCAAACTGATGGTCGACCGCAAGCTAAACATCCCACTGAAGACTTGGTTGATTTTACATGGATTCATATTAACAAGCTGCCAACGGTTGTAATCATAGGACGACCTAATGTAGGGAAGTCAGCATTGTTTTACCG TTTGATACGAAGGAGGGAGGCCCTTGTATACAACACTCCAACTGACCATGTTACCTGGGACATACGAGAAGGTGTTGCAAAATTGGGTGATTTAAGGTTTAAGGTGTTGGATTCTGCTGGCTTAGAAGCAGAGGCTTCTTCTGGTTCTGTTCTCCGTAGAACTGCAGAAATGACTGGAAATGTGCTGTCAAGATCTCAATTTGCACTCTTCTTAGTTGATGCAAG AGATGGACTGCAGCTTATGGATTTGGATGTTGGAAAGTGGTTGAGGAAGAATGCACCTGGAATGAAGACTATTGTGGTGATGAATAAAGCTGAATCGCTAGATGACTATGACGGTTCTCTTGCAGCTGTTGTCGGTGAATCTTATATCTTAGGATTTGGCGATCCCGTTGCTTTTTCTGCTGAAACTGGACTGGGCATGGCTGAACTTCATGAAACTCTTCGACCATTACTTGAAGAATATGTGCTCCAAAACGTAAATG ATGATGAGAGCCAGGAGGATGACTCCTCTGAGGATATGGAGTGTAAATTGCCATTGCAGTTGGCAATTGTCGGGCGGCCCAATGTTGGAAAGTCAACCTTGTTGAACACAATATTGCAAGAAGATCGTGTTTTGGTTGGCCCCGAGGCTGGTTTGACTAGAGATTCCATTCGCGCTGAATTTGAGTATGAAGGAAGAACCATTTATTTG GTTGGCACAGCAGGTTGGTTGGAAAGGACAAAACAGGACAAGGGCCCAGCATCTTTAAGTATTATGCAATCAAGGAAGCACCTTATGAGAGCACATATAGTTGCTTTGGTCCTCGATGCAGAAGAG ATTGCAAAAGCTAGGTGGAGCATAAAGCATGTTGAAGTAGTTTTAGCGAGGCGAGCAGTAGAGGAAGGACGTGGTCTGGTTGTGATTGTAAATAAGATGGATCTTCTGAGAGGGGAAGAAAATTCCAAATTGTACAAACGCGTAATTGAAGTTGTACCCGCAGAAATTCAGACAGTTATACCACAG GTAACAGGAATACCTGTTGTATTTGTTTCAGCACTAGAAGGAAAGGGTCGGATAGCTGTCATGCGTCAGGTTGTTGAAACATACGAAAAATGGTGTTTGAGATCGCCAACAGCTTGTCTTAACCGTTGGCTACGCAAG GTCATGAGCAGACATTCTTGGAAAGACCAGGCGGCTCAACCCAAGATCAAGTATTTCACTCAGGTGAAAGCTAGACCACCGACTTTTATTGCATTTATGAGCGGAAAAACCCAGCTCTCAGAGACAGATTTGAGGTTCCTAACTAGATCTTTGAAGGAAGACTTTGATTTGGGTGGGATACCAGTCCGGATATTGCAACGAACAGTTGAAAGAAATGGTAGGACTAAAACCAGCAGCAAGAACGAGCAATCAACTAATAGAGCGGTGGAAAGGGTGGTCTCTGACAAAAGAACCATCCTTGCTGTAGAAAACAGTATTACCAGTTGA